From Paenibacillus sp. PK3_47, the proteins below share one genomic window:
- a CDS encoding carbohydrate ABC transporter permease: MLNESKAMRWISNMVLGLFSAACLIPFALLIIASFSSEESIVRQGYTFFPEEFSLKAYEYLWQHQLELGRAYGITILITVIGTAVSLAITSMLAYPLSRRDMPLNRVWTFIVFFTMLFNGGLVPTYLVYTQIFDIKNTLFGLLLPGLLMNGFNILLVRTFFLTSIPPALIDAASIDGAGEIKIFYRIILPLSMPIMATIGLFQAIAYWNDWFNGLIYITDTRMFGIQTILTKMVMDIQFLTSNSNAAGVNAGAAIAELPSTSVRMAIAAIGVLPILIAYPFFQKYFVKGITIGAVK, translated from the coding sequence GTGTTGAATGAAAGTAAAGCCATGCGGTGGATCTCCAATATGGTGCTGGGGCTGTTCTCCGCGGCCTGCCTCATCCCTTTTGCCCTGCTTATTATTGCATCGTTCAGCAGCGAAGAGAGCATTGTCCGGCAGGGGTACACATTTTTTCCGGAGGAGTTCAGCTTAAAGGCCTATGAGTATCTCTGGCAGCATCAGCTGGAGCTGGGCCGGGCCTACGGAATTACTATACTGATTACGGTAATCGGGACTGCCGTAAGCCTGGCGATCACCTCAATGCTGGCTTATCCGCTGTCCCGCAGAGATATGCCGCTGAACAGAGTCTGGACGTTTATCGTCTTTTTTACCATGCTCTTTAACGGCGGCCTCGTTCCGACTTATCTGGTGTATACGCAAATATTTGATATCAAAAATACGCTTTTCGGATTGCTGCTGCCCGGCCTGCTCATGAACGGGTTCAATATCCTGCTGGTACGTACATTCTTCCTTACCTCTATTCCGCCGGCTTTAATTGATGCAGCGAGTATAGACGGAGCGGGGGAGATCAAAATCTTTTACCGGATTATCCTGCCTTTGTCCATGCCGATTATGGCGACAATCGGACTGTTTCAGGCCATCGCTTACTGGAATGACTGGTTCAACGGCCTGATCTATATTACCGATACCAGGATGTTCGGCATCCAGACGATTCTCACCAAGATGGTGATGGACATCCAGTTCCTGACTAGCAACAGCAACGCCGCAGGCGTGAACGCCGGAGCGGCAATAGCGGAGCTGCCGAGCACTTCCGTCCGGATGGCCATTGCAGCAATCGGCGTTCTGCCTATTCTGATCGCCTATCCTTTTTTCCAGAAGTACTTTGTAAAAGGCATCACCATTGGCGCTGTAAAATAA
- a CDS encoding glycoside hydrolase family 43 protein, protein MKFNNPVVSGAYPDPSICRVDDDYYLVHSSFGYFPGLPIFHSRDLVNWKQIGYGLTRESQVPLFSSGGGSEPLFSFMGIYAPTIRYFNGRFYIVTTNTAHGRNFIIQAEKPEGPWSEPLYLDQWGGIDPSLFFDEDGKVYITGTGGHQDAVPGIYQAEINLTTGEILTERRLIWEGTGGSFPEGPHLYHIHNRYYLVIAEGGTEYGHMITAARSDRPYGPFEACPHNPVLSHRSTGHPVQATGHPDFVEAHDGSWWTVLLGIRPVGYPFHHHLGRETYLAPVTWTAEGWPLIGNDGRVNLEMEGPGFFKGYDLSLSRFGRDDFDSSVPGLQWNFYKNPREQSWSLAERPGCLTLYGTEYTLDDSQQLAFAGRRQQDFDCSVSALMIFAPEHEGEEAGLTVYMNEKSHYEIGVRKHNGLRRLFLRRRIGSLWKVEWEEELEASEVVLNIRADSLCYSFSYALPGQEQIRIGRGECSYLATEVAGGFTGVYFAMYATGNGRPSQSPAHFDYFEYQGN, encoded by the coding sequence ATGAAATTCAACAATCCGGTTGTCAGCGGAGCTTATCCGGACCCGAGCATTTGCCGGGTGGATGACGACTATTATCTCGTTCACAGCTCGTTTGGCTATTTTCCGGGGCTGCCCATCTTTCACAGCCGGGATCTGGTGAACTGGAAGCAGATCGGCTACGGATTAACGAGAGAAAGTCAGGTTCCCTTATTCAGCAGCGGCGGAGGCAGTGAACCTTTATTCAGCTTCATGGGCATTTATGCTCCGACAATCCGCTATTTTAATGGAAGGTTTTATATTGTGACCACCAATACGGCTCACGGGCGCAATTTCATTATCCAGGCGGAAAAGCCGGAAGGACCCTGGTCAGAGCCGCTGTATCTGGACCAATGGGGAGGAATCGATCCGTCGCTTTTCTTTGACGAAGACGGCAAAGTATATATTACAGGCACGGGAGGTCACCAAGATGCCGTGCCGGGTATTTACCAGGCGGAAATCAATCTGACTACCGGAGAAATTCTGACCGAACGCAGGCTGATCTGGGAAGGAACAGGCGGCAGCTTTCCGGAAGGACCGCATCTGTACCATATTCATAACCGCTATTATCTCGTCATTGCGGAAGGCGGGACTGAATATGGGCATATGATAACGGCGGCCAGAAGCGACAGACCTTACGGGCCTTTTGAAGCGTGTCCCCATAACCCTGTTCTGTCTCATAGAAGCACCGGTCATCCGGTGCAGGCAACAGGCCATCCGGATTTTGTAGAGGCGCATGACGGCAGCTGGTGGACCGTACTGCTCGGTATCCGGCCTGTCGGGTATCCTTTCCACCATCACTTGGGCAGAGAAACTTATCTGGCTCCGGTAACCTGGACGGCGGAGGGCTGGCCGCTGATTGGAAATGACGGCAGGGTGAATCTGGAGATGGAGGGACCGGGATTTTTCAAAGGCTATGACCTCTCGTTATCGCGCTTTGGCCGGGATGACTTCGACAGCAGCGTGCCGGGCCTCCAGTGGAACTTTTATAAGAACCCGCGTGAACAGAGCTGGTCGCTTGCTGAACGGCCTGGCTGCCTAACACTGTACGGAACAGAGTATACGCTGGACGATTCGCAGCAGCTCGCGTTTGCCGGCCGCAGGCAGCAGGATTTCGATTGTTCTGTCTCGGCATTAATGATATTTGCTCCTGAACATGAGGGTGAAGAAGCCGGATTAACTGTTTATATGAATGAGAAGTCTCATTATGAAATTGGAGTGAGAAAACATAACGGCCTTAGGAGGCTCTTCCTGCGCCGGCGTATTGGTTCCCTGTGGAAAGTGGAATGGGAGGAGGAGCTGGAGGCAAGTGAAGTGGTTTTGAATATCCGGGCCGATTCATTATGTTACAGCTTCAGTTACGCCTTGCCCGGACAGGAGCAGATCCGCATCGGCAGAGGCGAATGCTCTTACCTGGCTACTGAGGTTGCCGGCGGATTTACCGGCGTATACTTCGCCATGTATGCAACGGGAAACGGCAGGCCCAGCCAGTCTCCGGCCCATTTTGATTATTTTGAATACCAGGGTAATTAA
- a CDS encoding TetR/AcrR family transcriptional regulator produces the protein MSKVDRRILKSQEAIKKAVIELMLEKEFDHITMQEISDRANVDRKTIYHHYKDKYDLLDKLIGEHLKELWDICYAESDTAKVHLTWFEYFESKYAFFSAMLASKGAPYFRNQFLEFVIKDIRDGWDMIEGKESGLNEEVLVHFFAPAYVGLVEWWFTNGMPYPPRVMEEQVLILLEKNLS, from the coding sequence ATGTCTAAAGTGGATCGTCGAATATTAAAGTCACAAGAAGCGATTAAAAAAGCCGTCATTGAATTGATGCTTGAAAAAGAATTTGATCATATTACGATGCAGGAAATATCTGACCGGGCAAACGTTGACCGAAAAACGATTTATCATCATTACAAGGATAAATACGACTTATTGGATAAGCTCATTGGAGAACATTTAAAGGAGCTTTGGGACATTTGCTACGCTGAATCTGATACGGCCAAAGTTCATTTAACCTGGTTTGAATACTTTGAAAGCAAATATGCATTCTTTTCGGCTATGTTGGCCAGTAAAGGAGCTCCATATTTTCGTAATCAATTCCTAGAGTTTGTTATAAAGGACATCCGCGATGGGTGGGATATGATTGAGGGGAAAGAAAGCGGATTAAACGAGGAAGTTTTGGTACATTTTTTTGCACCTGCATACGTAGGGTTAGTAGAATGGTGGTTTACGAATGGAATGCCCTATCCTCCTCGTGTGATGGAAGAACAAGTGCTGATCTTGTTAGAAAAAAACTTATCTTAA
- a CDS encoding aldo/keto reductase: MQKVILNNGVEMPILGFGVFQIEDPGQCEQAVYNAIMAGYRLIDTAATYLNEEAVGNAIKRSGVPREELFITTKLWVQDAGYENTKIAFAKSLEKLQLDYLDLYLIHQPFGDVYGSWRAMEELYREGKIRAIGVSNFYPDRMVDLILHNEVAPAVNQVETHPFHQQTGSQKVMKAYNVQIESWGPFAEGKNNLFQNKILVSIAERHNKSVAQVVLRWFIQRGIVVIPKSVRKERMIENFNIFDFELSKEDMDQIAALDTGKSLFFSHTDPEIVKWMGNYKIGDGI, translated from the coding sequence ATGCAAAAAGTAATCTTAAACAACGGTGTAGAAATGCCGATCCTAGGCTTTGGCGTTTTTCAAATTGAAGATCCCGGGCAATGCGAACAGGCTGTCTACAATGCCATTATGGCAGGCTACCGCTTGATTGATACCGCGGCTACTTATTTAAATGAAGAAGCGGTGGGAAACGCCATTAAACGAAGCGGTGTCCCAAGAGAAGAACTATTCATTACGACAAAACTTTGGGTGCAGGATGCTGGATATGAGAATACTAAGATAGCATTCGCAAAATCTCTGGAAAAACTGCAATTGGATTATTTAGATTTATATTTAATCCATCAGCCATTTGGTGATGTGTACGGTTCTTGGCGTGCTATGGAGGAGTTGTACCGTGAGGGTAAGATCAGAGCAATCGGTGTTAGCAACTTCTATCCCGACAGGATGGTGGACTTAATTCTTCATAACGAAGTTGCTCCCGCAGTAAACCAGGTCGAAACTCATCCATTCCATCAGCAAACCGGGAGCCAAAAAGTCATGAAAGCGTACAACGTTCAGATTGAGTCATGGGGACCTTTTGCGGAAGGAAAAAACAATCTGTTCCAAAACAAAATTTTGGTATCCATAGCTGAAAGGCACAATAAATCAGTCGCTCAGGTGGTTTTACGCTGGTTTATACAAAGAGGGATTGTTGTAATTCCAAAATCTGTTCGTAAGGAAAGAATGATCGAAAACTTTAATATCTTCGACTTTGAATTAAGCAAAGAAGATATGGATCAGATTGCTGCGTTAGATACAGGCAAGAGTTTGTTCTTTTCTCATACCGACCCTGAAATCGTTAAATGGATGGGGAATTATAAGATTGGTGATGGAATCTAG
- a CDS encoding aldo/keto reductase, with amino-acid sequence MEYVTLNNGVEMPIIGFGVYQITDMAECERIVGEAITAGYRSFDTSAAYFNEEAVGRAIAKSDVPREEFFITTKLWIQDASYEAAKGAYQASLDRLGLDFLDLYLIHQPFGDYYGAWRAMEELYEDKKVRAIGVSNFDDARLADLIIHNKVAPVLNQVETHPFFQQKTAIETMKKYGVQIESWGPFAQGGNNIFLNPALLEIAEAHGKSVGQVVLRWHIQRGVVVIPKSTNPNRMKQNLDVFDFELTKEDMGKIAELDLGHSELIDYLQAASAEMLNSLKVHE; translated from the coding sequence ATGGAATATGTAACCTTAAATAATGGAGTGGAAATGCCAATTATCGGTTTTGGCGTGTATCAAATCACGGACATGGCAGAATGTGAACGAATCGTCGGAGAGGCAATTACAGCAGGTTATCGTTCTTTTGATACTTCAGCTGCTTACTTTAATGAAGAAGCTGTTGGACGAGCTATCGCTAAAAGTGATGTGCCTCGTGAAGAGTTTTTTATCACCACAAAATTATGGATTCAAGATGCAAGCTACGAAGCTGCGAAGGGTGCTTACCAAGCTTCTTTGGATAGATTGGGTTTGGACTTTTTAGACCTTTACTTAATTCACCAACCCTTTGGTGACTATTATGGTGCATGGCGTGCTATGGAAGAATTATATGAAGACAAAAAAGTTCGCGCGATTGGCGTCAGTAACTTTGACGATGCTCGCTTAGCTGACTTGATTATCCATAATAAAGTCGCTCCGGTTTTGAATCAAGTGGAAACTCACCCATTCTTTCAACAAAAAACTGCCATTGAAACCATGAAAAAATACGGTGTTCAAATTGAATCATGGGGGCCATTCGCCCAAGGCGGTAATAATATTTTCTTGAATCCGGCATTATTAGAAATTGCAGAAGCTCATGGAAAATCAGTAGGTCAAGTTGTATTACGCTGGCATATTCAACGAGGGGTCGTGGTGATTCCGAAATCAACGAATCCAAATCGTATGAAACAAAACCTCGATGTTTTTGATTTTGAATTAACAAAAGAGGATATGGGGAAAATTGCTGAGTTAGATTTAGGACACAGTGAATTAATCGACTATTTACAAGCTGCATCAGCAGAAATGCTAAACAGCTTAAAAGTACATGAATAA
- a CDS encoding YitT family protein, with protein MKKRLYDMGMLLVGAFIFALAVNLFVIPNDFGEGGVTGVSIILYYLLKWSPALVGMVLNGILLIIGFKLLDKKTTVYTIITVAFNSLFLHLTEHWRIASDEPVINAIFAGLFAGVGIGLIIRVGGTTAGTTILARLANKYWDWNISYALLFFDLIVAALSVFVIGVEKMMFTFVILYIGTKAMEFIIEGVNPKKAVTIISANYDRIAEQVTEIMDRGVTVLRGYGYYTGHEKEVLYIVISKQEVSMLKKIVRAADKNAFVTIHDVRDVFGEGFIDISK; from the coding sequence ATGAAAAAAAGACTATACGATATGGGCATGCTGCTCGTAGGGGCATTTATTTTTGCGCTTGCCGTCAATTTATTTGTGATTCCCAATGATTTTGGTGAAGGCGGGGTAACCGGGGTATCGATTATTCTGTATTATTTGCTGAAATGGTCACCGGCGCTGGTCGGCATGGTTCTGAACGGTATTTTGCTGATCATCGGCTTCAAGCTGCTGGACAAAAAAACGACCGTCTATACGATCATCACTGTTGCCTTCAACTCCCTGTTCCTGCACTTGACTGAACATTGGCGGATTGCCTCGGATGAACCTGTGATTAACGCTATCTTCGCAGGTCTTTTTGCCGGAGTAGGGATCGGATTAATTATCCGGGTCGGGGGCACCACTGCCGGTACAACCATTCTGGCCCGTCTTGCCAATAAATACTGGGACTGGAATATAAGCTACGCCCTGCTGTTCTTCGATCTCATCGTTGCCGCCCTGTCCGTCTTCGTGATCGGGGTTGAAAAAATGATGTTTACATTCGTCATCCTCTATATCGGTACAAAAGCCATGGAGTTCATTATCGAGGGGGTTAATCCTAAAAAAGCGGTGACCATCATCTCGGCGAACTACGACCGCATTGCTGAACAGGTCACGGAGATTATGGACCGCGGGGTAACGGTGCTGCGGGGATACGGCTATTATACCGGTCATGAAAAAGAAGTCCTCTACATCGTCATCAGCAAGCAGGAAGTGTCCATGCTCAAGAAGATCGTCCGGGCTGCGGACAAAAACGCTTTTGTCACCATTCATGATGTGCGCGATGTGTTCGGCGAAGGATTTATTGATATTTCAAAATAA
- a CDS encoding glycosyl hydrolase family 28-related protein, whose amino-acid sequence MFQVTEATGCPFGKEYLLKEERKFDIRDYGAGVGNSPAENTKAINDAIKAAAAEAGTVVIPEGNYRVYTIRLLSGVNLYLSAGSVLSAARTDIRQSYVQQTGEGGNYEEPEVNLYAGLQDHGHTYFANSLIYGADIRDVMIYGPGLLDGSSMDDQGELEQVLLGGDPEEPVRRNEPGHRGEWFGNKAVALVRCENVALCGFSILAGGHFAIITTCVKNLYVERILVDTNRDALDVDCCENVTIVHSTFNSLTDDAIVLKASYGGGIFMPLRNVLIEDCLVCGYDVGSVFAKTYTTDKLIATDRCGPTARVKLGTESTCGYDCVTVRRVEFKRSRGFALEAVDGADLSNIIFEDSTMEDVSSSPIFIKAGDRGRFPVTGNSTEEELFAAGDGAPNVRLDQPHWMLPAKEPYQVYPARRYLPSYNRTRKVSADGSAQFYIVDPEQPCRLNPANYHAEDGKWFAVRYDELQRKYVPDYGKELQGSELPLYANANGSAQIASVRDIVIRNITARNVDPRYPVELMGLTGSRIRNISISNVTIEYRGGLSLEHAVEQRQLNTSWEYTQYGRAKRSVQPLPWLVNTFFLKNEGLLPRAEWDPQAGTWKDAPFNVPELPEVYPEPSNWGILPAYGLYARHVDNLHLDGIELRYLTEDTRYPIVLDDIVHGSLRNIRADHAQGVEEVVIVRNLFKRPAGLEYVPGYPYHPTGVEDVAIDGTLSVKVAEVAAPAPGTPKDTLYSHETAAIPGNGYHYPVRTADYPVPQTVFRPFFASVPEQNVKAGETLSFGVLARQPAFEASARETDGRIYNETVSDKDPSVRGIAEPMTLTAGKLPEGAVFEASAFVPGRACMFSWTPPAGAVREEPYIIEFIADDGILPVTLEVSIKVSE is encoded by the coding sequence ATGTTTCAAGTAACGGAAGCGACAGGGTGCCCTTTTGGCAAAGAATATTTATTGAAGGAAGAGCGCAAGTTCGATATCCGCGATTATGGGGCGGGTGTGGGGAATTCTCCTGCAGAGAATACAAAGGCTATTAATGACGCCATTAAGGCGGCAGCTGCAGAAGCCGGAACGGTGGTTATCCCTGAAGGGAATTACAGAGTCTATACAATTCGTCTGCTAAGCGGCGTTAATTTGTATTTGTCCGCAGGCAGTGTACTGTCCGCAGCCCGAACAGATATCCGCCAATCCTATGTGCAGCAGACCGGAGAAGGCGGTAACTACGAAGAGCCTGAGGTGAATTTATATGCCGGACTGCAGGATCACGGGCACACTTATTTTGCGAACAGCCTGATTTATGGTGCGGATATCCGGGATGTGATGATTTACGGGCCCGGGCTGCTGGACGGAAGCTCTATGGATGATCAGGGGGAACTGGAGCAGGTTCTGCTCGGAGGGGACCCGGAGGAGCCGGTCCGCCGGAATGAGCCGGGTCACCGGGGAGAATGGTTTGGCAATAAGGCGGTTGCGCTGGTGCGGTGCGAGAATGTGGCGTTGTGCGGTTTTTCAATTCTGGCCGGCGGCCATTTTGCCATCATCACGACCTGTGTGAAGAACTTGTATGTGGAACGTATCCTGGTCGATACGAACCGCGATGCATTGGATGTGGACTGCTGCGAGAATGTGACGATTGTTCATTCCACCTTTAATTCATTGACCGATGATGCCATTGTGTTAAAAGCCTCCTACGGCGGCGGAATATTCATGCCCCTGCGCAATGTGCTGATTGAGGACTGCCTGGTATGCGGCTACGACGTAGGCTCCGTATTTGCGAAAACGTATACAACAGACAAGCTGATCGCCACCGACCGCTGCGGCCCGACGGCCCGTGTCAAGCTGGGTACGGAATCTACCTGCGGGTATGATTGTGTTACAGTCCGCCGGGTGGAGTTCAAAAGGTCCAGAGGGTTTGCCCTTGAGGCGGTGGACGGGGCGGATTTGAGCAATATTATTTTTGAAGATTCTACAATGGAAGACGTAAGCAGTTCTCCAATCTTCATCAAGGCGGGCGACCGTGGGCGCTTCCCTGTGACAGGGAACAGTACGGAGGAAGAGCTGTTTGCGGCCGGAGATGGTGCGCCAAATGTAAGGCTCGATCAGCCTCACTGGATGCTGCCGGCCAAGGAGCCTTATCAGGTATATCCGGCCCGGCGTTATCTGCCGTCTTATAACAGAACCCGCAAAGTTTCTGCGGACGGTTCGGCCCAGTTTTACATTGTCGATCCCGAGCAGCCCTGCAGATTGAATCCGGCGAACTATCATGCAGAAGACGGGAAATGGTTTGCGGTCAGGTACGATGAGCTCCAGCGGAAATATGTACCCGACTACGGAAAAGAGTTACAGGGAAGTGAGCTTCCCCTGTACGCCAATGCGAACGGGAGCGCTCAGATCGCCAGTGTCCGTGATATTGTGATCCGGAACATTACAGCCAGAAATGTGGATCCCCGCTATCCCGTTGAGCTAATGGGACTGACAGGCAGCCGGATCCGGAATATATCCATCAGCAATGTTACCATAGAGTACCGCGGCGGTCTGAGCCTGGAGCATGCGGTGGAGCAGCGGCAGCTGAATACCAGCTGGGAATATACCCAGTATGGCCGGGCGAAACGCAGCGTGCAGCCGCTGCCGTGGCTTGTGAATACATTTTTTCTGAAAAATGAAGGGCTGCTCCCCCGCGCCGAATGGGATCCTCAGGCAGGGACGTGGAAGGATGCGCCGTTCAACGTACCCGAGCTGCCGGAGGTGTATCCTGAGCCCAGCAACTGGGGCATTCTGCCGGCTTACGGCCTGTATGCAAGACATGTGGATAACCTGCATCTGGACGGAATTGAGCTGCGTTATCTCACCGAGGATACCCGGTATCCCATTGTGCTCGACGATATTGTACACGGCTCTCTCCGCAATATCCGTGCTGACCATGCACAAGGGGTGGAGGAAGTCGTCATAGTACGCAACCTGTTCAAACGTCCGGCAGGCCTGGAATATGTTCCGGGTTATCCTTATCATCCGACAGGTGTTGAAGATGTGGCAATAGATGGGACGCTGTCTGTCAAAGTTGCAGAAGTTGCAGCGCCTGCCCCGGGTACTCCGAAAGACACTTTGTACAGCCATGAGACTGCAGCGATTCCCGGTAACGGATACCATTATCCGGTCCGGACCGCAGACTATCCTGTGCCGCAGACGGTATTCCGGCCGTTCTTCGCCTCCGTTCCGGAGCAGAACGTCAAGGCGGGTGAGACCCTTTCCTTTGGTGTGCTGGCCAGACAACCTGCTTTTGAAGCTTCCGCCCGGGAGACGGACGGCAGAATTTATAATGAAACGGTGTCAGATAAAGATCCGTCTGTACGCGGAATTGCAGAGCCTATGACTTTAACGGCAGGTAAGCTGCCTGAGGGAGCGGTTTTCGAAGCTTCCGCTTTTGTTCCGGGCCGGGCCTGTATGTTCAGCTGGACTCCTCCTGCCGGTGCGGTCCGCGAGGAGCCTTATATCATAGAATTTATTGCTGATGACGGAATCCTCCCGGTCACCCTGGAAGTCAGCATCAAGGTGTCAGAATGA
- the galA gene encoding beta-galactosidase GalA — translation MNTGTVRSKSLFDKEWGFYKGDIRIPYAVKAGMTGGITDISTHKEGEWLDIAFNDKGMGEQQLEWSSVSLPHDWCVEQQYVQDEHLGARDGSHGYLPGGTGFYRKVFELPSEAAGSKWLIRFDGVSGTSTVWVNGHLIGSHHGGYIGFSYDLSDVLRYGDEGRNVIVVKVDATECEGWWYEGCGIYRHVWLENMDLLHVAEYGTYVTTPEVAKEQATVNIRTRVRNNYTEGRQISLQTVIYDGSGVQVGSQSADLYADWYTETELEQSFKVQQPMLWGPDSPYLYKAESVIVYNGQELDRYETVFGIRSIIFDAEQGFFLNGEPLLIKGTCNHQDFAGVGVALPDSLIEYKLKLLQEMGSNAYRSAHHPPTPELLDICDRIGMLVMDENRKLDSSPNGLSQLERLLYRDRNHPCVIIWSLENEEVLEGTVTGARILKTLADTARRIDPTRPTCAAMNHGWNENGYNDAVEITGYNYGHRDHLDIRDHEQYPGRLMIGSECASYTATRGIYEDDPARGYCSEYGTNIPSWGCTPQQAWKDLVNNRFLTGVFMWTGFDYRGEPTPYLWPCINSHFGLMDTCGFPKDSYYYMQAVWKEEPMVHVLPHWNWPGSEGKLVEVRVFSNTDTVELYLNGRSLGEQQVDRTGYLSWNVTYEPGELQAVGKRGGQPIARKSVITAGQPYQIVLFPDRLKARADGADTIPVRVAVQDKEGNIVPAADNDIRFEVSGAGSLLGVGNGNPSSHEPDKSSRRRAFNGWCLALVQASCNSGSIKVRAVSDGLASAELILQAADGELMHN, via the coding sequence GTGAATACTGGAACGGTCAGAAGCAAAAGCTTGTTTGATAAAGAATGGGGCTTTTACAAAGGAGATATCCGGATCCCCTATGCAGTGAAAGCTGGAATGACAGGCGGTATTACCGATATAAGCACTCATAAGGAAGGGGAGTGGCTGGATATCGCGTTCAATGATAAAGGGATGGGGGAGCAGCAGCTGGAATGGTCCTCTGTCAGCCTGCCGCATGACTGGTGTGTGGAGCAGCAGTATGTTCAGGATGAACATCTGGGTGCCAGAGATGGCAGCCATGGTTATTTACCAGGCGGGACAGGCTTTTACCGGAAGGTGTTTGAACTGCCGTCAGAAGCAGCCGGAAGCAAATGGCTCATCCGTTTTGACGGAGTTTCCGGCACCAGCACGGTATGGGTTAACGGGCATCTGATCGGCTCTCATCACGGGGGATATATCGGATTCAGCTATGATCTGTCGGATGTGCTCCGCTACGGGGATGAAGGCAGGAATGTCATTGTCGTCAAGGTGGATGCAACGGAATGTGAAGGCTGGTGGTATGAGGGCTGCGGTATTTACCGGCATGTCTGGCTGGAAAATATGGATCTCCTGCATGTAGCGGAATATGGCACTTACGTAACGACACCTGAAGTTGCCAAAGAGCAGGCTACAGTTAACATCCGTACCCGTGTCCGCAATAATTATACGGAGGGGCGTCAGATATCTCTGCAGACGGTGATTTATGACGGTTCCGGAGTTCAGGTCGGCAGCCAGTCAGCGGATCTCTATGCAGATTGGTATACGGAAACAGAGCTGGAGCAGAGCTTCAAGGTGCAGCAGCCTATGCTATGGGGGCCTGATTCCCCTTATTTATACAAGGCGGAATCGGTCATCGTGTATAATGGTCAAGAGCTGGACCGGTATGAGACGGTGTTCGGCATCCGCAGCATCATTTTCGATGCGGAGCAGGGGTTCTTCCTGAACGGTGAGCCGCTGCTGATCAAAGGAACCTGTAATCATCAGGATTTTGCCGGTGTTGGCGTGGCGCTTCCTGATAGCCTTATTGAATATAAGCTCAAACTGCTGCAGGAGATGGGCTCCAATGCCTACCGCAGCGCACATCATCCGCCTACCCCCGAACTGCTGGATATCTGCGACCGGATCGGAATGCTGGTCATGGATGAGAACCGTAAGCTGGACAGCAGTCCGAATGGCTTAAGCCAGCTGGAGCGGCTGCTCTACCGTGACCGCAACCATCCGTGCGTAATCATCTGGAGCCTTGAGAATGAAGAGGTTCTGGAAGGCACCGTGACAGGCGCCCGGATTCTGAAGACGCTGGCGGATACGGCGCGCCGTATCGATCCGACACGCCCAACCTGCGCTGCAATGAACCACGGCTGGAATGAGAACGGATATAATGATGCGGTTGAGATCACCGGCTATAATTACGGGCACCGCGATCATCTGGATATCCGCGATCATGAGCAGTATCCCGGACGTCTGATGATCGGCAGCGAATGTGCAAGTTATACAGCGACCAGGGGAATTTATGAAGATGACCCGGCCAGAGGCTACTGCTCCGAATATGGTACGAATATTCCATCATGGGGCTGTACTCCGCAGCAGGCCTGGAAAGACCTGGTGAATAACCGCTTCCTGACGGGTGTCTTCATGTGGACAGGATTTGATTACCGCGGAGAACCGACTCCGTATCTGTGGCCGTGTATAAATTCTCATTTCGGTCTGATGGATACTTGCGGATTCCCGAAAGACAGCTATTATTATATGCAGGCCGTGTGGAAGGAAGAGCCGATGGTTCATGTGCTGCCGCACTGGAATTGGCCGGGTTCAGAGGGTAAACTTGTTGAGGTGCGTGTATTCTCCAATACCGATACGGTGGAGCTGTATCTGAACGGCCGGAGTCTGGGGGAACAGCAGGTTGACAGAACGGGATATTTGTCCTGGAATGTCACCTACGAGCCCGGAGAACTGCAGGCTGTCGGAAAGCGCGGCGGCCAGCCAATCGCCCGCAAGTCTGTAATTACAGCGGGACAGCCGTATCAGATCGTCCTTTTCCCTGACCGGCTGAAGGCCAGGGCGGATGGAGCGGATACCATTCCGGTACGTGTTGCTGTCCAGGACAAGGAAGGGAATATCGTACCGGCTGCCGATAACGACATCCGCTTTGAGGTTTCCGGAGCAGGTTCCTTATTGGGTGTAGGAAACGGCAACCCAAGCAGCCATGAGCCGGACAAGTCTTCACGGCGGCGTGCATTTAACGGCTGGTGCCTGGCTTTGGTTCAGGCCTCCTGCAATTCCGGTTCCATTAAAGTGCGTGCTGTATCGGACGGGCTTGCTTCTGCGGAGCTGATTTTGCAGGCAGCAGACGGAGAGTTAATGCACAATTAA